From Marivirga harenae, one genomic window encodes:
- a CDS encoding TonB-dependent receptor, with protein MLKYILLSLLFLSSQITYSQNSFKAAILDEETAEPIVGATVYFPNLDKGKITDVNGTVNFTDIPDGKHQLQISYVGYETIKKTYSFPISDDLLPIKISMHHDHEEMEEVTVTSTRSSRTIEDIPTRVEMIAGEELAEKGNMKPGDIRMLLNESTGIQTQQTSATSYNSSIRIQGLDGKYTQLMRDGMPLYSGFSGGLSLMQIAPLDLKQVEVIKGSSSTLYGGGAIAGLVNLITKKPKEDRELSFMFNGTSALGLDASTFYSKRNDKIGTTIFASYNKGTAYDPADIGLTAIPKFDRFTLNPRLFLYFNEETEMNVGVNIVTEDRLGGNMDYVNGENVTDAYYENNETDRISSQLNFTHQTDGNSQIEVKNSINFYDRSIEVPDFTFSGRQISSFSEINYSTFNEVSEWVAGANLWTDQFNQFEGSPNQELDFENNTVGLFAQNIWNMADLWTLETGFRIDYHSEYGLFPLPKLSLMFEPQQELTLRLGGGLGYKTPTVFSEDAEKRQFRNIQPINTNLTDAERSLGANFDINYKKSVTDELTLSSNVLFFYTQIENPLMLRNIGTTYEFQQFDGYIDTKGAEVNMKWSYHDFKLFLGYTYSDVNTYSNGDQSTFPLVAKNRLNNVLMYEKHGNFWIGLEAYYFSPQQLNDGEIGQAYWITGLMTEKTIGEYFSVFLNFENFLDTRQTAFDTIYTGSIDDPEFRDIYAPVDGFVINGGLKIKL; from the coding sequence ATGTTAAAATATATATTATTATCACTGCTTTTTTTGAGCAGTCAAATTACTTATTCACAAAACTCTTTTAAAGCTGCTATTCTAGATGAAGAGACAGCTGAACCGATAGTAGGGGCCACAGTCTACTTTCCCAATCTTGATAAGGGAAAAATCACGGATGTAAATGGAACTGTCAATTTTACTGACATTCCAGATGGCAAGCATCAACTTCAAATTAGTTATGTAGGCTATGAAACCATCAAAAAGACATATTCATTTCCTATTTCGGATGATTTATTGCCTATAAAAATTTCAATGCATCATGACCATGAAGAAATGGAAGAGGTTACGGTTACCTCTACTAGAAGTAGTAGAACTATAGAAGATATTCCTACTAGAGTGGAGATGATTGCTGGCGAGGAGTTGGCTGAAAAAGGAAATATGAAACCAGGTGATATTAGAATGTTGCTGAATGAAAGTACGGGTATTCAAACCCAACAAACCTCTGCTACCAGCTACAATTCAAGTATTAGAATCCAAGGTTTGGATGGAAAGTACACTCAATTAATGCGTGATGGTATGCCTCTTTATTCTGGTTTTTCGGGTGGCTTAAGTCTCATGCAAATCGCACCGCTTGATTTGAAGCAAGTAGAGGTGATCAAGGGTTCTTCCTCCACTTTATATGGTGGTGGAGCCATTGCAGGATTAGTAAATCTAATCACGAAAAAGCCAAAAGAAGATCGAGAATTAAGTTTCATGTTTAACGGAACTTCAGCACTGGGTTTAGATGCAAGTACTTTCTATTCTAAAAGAAATGACAAAATCGGAACAACAATTTTTGCTTCCTATAATAAAGGAACGGCATACGATCCAGCAGATATTGGACTTACGGCTATTCCTAAATTTGATCGTTTTACTCTAAATCCTCGCTTATTTCTTTATTTCAATGAAGAAACAGAAATGAATGTTGGTGTAAATATCGTGACTGAAGATCGTTTAGGGGGTAATATGGATTACGTAAATGGAGAAAATGTAACCGATGCTTATTACGAAAATAATGAAACCGATAGGATTTCATCCCAGCTAAATTTCACTCATCAAACAGATGGAAATTCCCAAATAGAGGTTAAAAACAGTATTAATTTTTATGATAGAAGTATAGAAGTTCCGGATTTTACATTTTCCGGCAGGCAGATTTCTTCTTTTAGTGAGATCAATTATTCAACTTTTAATGAAGTTTCTGAATGGGTGGCTGGTGCCAATCTTTGGACAGACCAGTTTAATCAATTTGAAGGTTCACCTAATCAGGAGTTAGATTTTGAGAACAACACTGTGGGACTTTTTGCTCAAAATATCTGGAATATGGCAGACCTTTGGACCTTGGAAACAGGTTTCAGAATTGACTACCATAGCGAATACGGATTATTTCCCTTGCCTAAGCTGTCTTTAATGTTTGAGCCTCAACAGGAACTTACTTTAAGACTAGGAGGAGGTTTGGGCTATAAGACTCCTACCGTTTTTTCAGAAGATGCAGAGAAAAGGCAGTTCAGAAATATTCAGCCCATCAATACAAATTTGACTGATGCTGAGCGATCGCTGGGTGCTAATTTCGATATCAATTATAAGAAATCCGTTACAGATGAGCTGACGCTCTCTAGCAATGTCTTGTTTTTCTATACGCAAATTGAAAATCCACTGATGTTGAGAAATATTGGAACTACCTATGAATTTCAACAATTTGATGGCTATATAGATACCAAAGGAGCGGAAGTTAATATGAAATGGTCTTATCATGATTTCAAGCTCTTCCTAGGATATACTTATTCAGATGTAAATACGTATTCCAATGGCGACCAAAGCACCTTCCCCTTAGTAGCTAAGAATAGATTAAATAATGTATTGATGTATGAAAAGCATGGAAATTTTTGGATAGGCTTGGAAGCTTATTATTTCAGCCCTCAACAATTAAATGACGGTGAGATTGGGCAAGCGTATTGGATTACAGGTTTGATGACAGAAAAGACTATCGGAGAATATTTTTCTGTCTTTTTGAATTTCGAGAATTTTTTAGATACACGACAAACGGCATTTGATACGATTTATACTGGAAGTATAGATGATCCGGAATTCCGAGATATTTATGCTCCTGTTGATGGTTTCGTTATCAATGGAGGCTTGAAAATTAAGCTGTAA
- a CDS encoding alpha/beta fold hydrolase, translated as MQKQNLILLHGALGSSNSFDSLVPFLSKDFNVLVPDLKWHGRRSTLDSSFSMENLVEDFETILEKENIPSAHVFGFSMGGYVALSLALKRGQFFKKIITLGTKLDWKPEQAEKESKMLNPEKIQEKVPQFAQHLKNSHGKNWMNLCKQTANMMLDLGHNPILTTENIAAIDLPIRLALGDQDHMVSFEETIAFYKSLSKGEFQVFPNCPHPIEKVNPKLLADSILRFLE; from the coding sequence ATGCAGAAACAAAACCTAATACTTCTTCACGGTGCTTTGGGTAGCTCAAATTCTTTTGACAGCTTAGTCCCATTTTTATCAAAAGATTTCAATGTCCTTGTACCGGATTTGAAATGGCATGGAAGGCGGTCAACTTTAGATTCTAGTTTCAGTATGGAAAATTTAGTTGAAGATTTTGAAACCATCCTGGAAAAAGAAAATATTCCGTCTGCACATGTATTTGGTTTTAGCATGGGCGGATATGTTGCACTTTCCTTAGCATTGAAAAGGGGGCAGTTCTTCAAGAAAATAATTACCTTAGGCACCAAGTTAGATTGGAAACCCGAGCAAGCAGAAAAAGAGAGCAAAATGCTGAATCCTGAGAAAATTCAAGAGAAAGTCCCGCAATTTGCGCAGCATCTAAAAAATTCACATGGAAAAAATTGGATGAATCTTTGTAAGCAAACAGCTAATATGATGCTCGATTTAGGACATAACCCAATATTGACTACAGAAAATATTGCTGCTATCGATTTGCCTATTCGATTAGCACTTGGAGATCAAGACCACATGGTGAGTTTTGAGGAAACGATAGCTTTTTATAAGTCACTTTCGAAAGGTGAATTTCAGGTTTTTCCCAATTGCCCTCATCCAATTGAAAAAGTAAATCCTAAGTTATTAGCTGATTCGATTCTTCGATTTTTAGAATAA
- a CDS encoding YdcF family protein, which translates to MFFILSKTISYLLMPATLVGLAWLAFFIFRKWKFRKYLAILGFALFLIFTNDFLANSFLKAWQTEPADLEQLKSDDFTYGVLLTGMTNTLKEPKDRVYFNQNADRLLQSMMLFEQGIIDTLYISGGGATALRKDLQESRVLLSYLKSVKFPIDKVIIEDESRNTVESARFANDYLSKQNKILLITSASHMPRAMGCFEKEGYKIQPYSTVFLTNDEMINPSMFLPSDDALLKWNILFKEWMGYSAYWLAGYL; encoded by the coding sequence ATGTTTTTCATCCTCTCCAAAACTATAAGTTATTTACTGATGCCGGCTACTCTAGTAGGTTTGGCATGGTTGGCATTTTTCATATTTAGGAAATGGAAATTCCGAAAATATTTAGCCATTTTAGGTTTTGCATTATTCCTTATTTTTACTAATGATTTCTTAGCTAACTCTTTTTTAAAAGCTTGGCAAACAGAACCTGCAGATTTGGAGCAGCTGAAAAGTGATGATTTCACTTACGGAGTTCTTTTAACAGGCATGACCAATACCCTGAAAGAACCTAAAGATCGAGTGTATTTCAATCAAAATGCTGATCGTCTTTTGCAATCCATGATGCTGTTTGAGCAAGGAATTATTGATACTTTGTACATTTCCGGTGGAGGTGCCACTGCTTTAAGGAAGGATTTACAAGAATCTAGAGTGTTATTATCCTATTTGAAGTCTGTAAAATTTCCGATTGATAAAGTAATAATTGAGGATGAATCAAGAAACACAGTAGAAAGTGCACGTTTTGCCAATGATTATTTAAGCAAGCAAAACAAAATCCTATTGATCACTAGTGCTTCCCATATGCCAAGAGCGATGGGTTGTTTTGAAAAGGAAGGTTATAAAATTCAGCCCTATTCTACAGTTTTTCTAACTAATGATGAAATGATCAATCCTTCTATGTTCTTACCATCAGATGATGCTCTCTTAAAATGGAATATTTTATTTAAAGAATGGATGGGCTACTCAGCTTATTGGCTGGCGGGGTATTTATAG
- a CDS encoding GNAT family N-acetyltransferase, with translation MSVTIRKATEKDIPRTLELIQELAVYEREPEAVVVDVDELIKDGFGDNPAYGLFVAETEKEIVGIALYYFRYSTWNGKVMYLEDLVVTESERGNGYGRKLLNAILKEADEQNCRLCTWQVLDWNEPSIEFYKAIGADLDEGWINCTVKRDQYKGIYKS, from the coding sequence ATGAGCGTAACAATAAGAAAAGCAACCGAGAAAGATATCCCGAGAACTTTAGAATTAATCCAAGAGTTGGCAGTTTACGAACGTGAACCTGAGGCTGTTGTAGTAGATGTTGATGAGCTAATCAAAGATGGTTTTGGTGATAACCCAGCTTACGGTCTATTTGTGGCTGAAACTGAAAAAGAAATTGTAGGTATTGCCCTTTATTATTTTCGCTATTCTACTTGGAATGGGAAAGTGATGTACTTGGAAGATTTAGTGGTAACGGAGTCAGAAAGAGGAAATGGCTACGGCAGGAAATTGTTGAATGCTATATTGAAGGAAGCAGACGAACAAAACTGCCGACTTTGTACTTGGCAAGTACTAGACTGGAACGAACCATCGATTGAATTTTATAAAGCAATTGGCGCGGACTTAGATGAAGGATGGATAAACTGTACTGTGAAAAGAGATCAGTATAAAGGGATTTATAAAAGTTAA
- a CDS encoding KTSC domain-containing protein — protein MKRINEYKKLFNVEGPIDLKQLKSTYRNLVKEWHPDKFQAGDPKAEEAEIKSQQIIDGYHFLISISPETKEANLAEYTKTTTESNILDFRHKGLLLEVSFLDGSTYEYFGVNKNVYQKLLNADKPYRFAKRNIFNSFLYRKSKKAMETA, from the coding sequence ATGAAGCGTATTAACGAATACAAAAAATTATTTAATGTAGAAGGCCCAATCGACCTGAAGCAGTTAAAATCAACCTACAGAAATCTAGTAAAAGAATGGCATCCTGATAAATTTCAGGCTGGAGATCCTAAAGCAGAAGAAGCAGAAATCAAAAGTCAGCAGATTATTGACGGTTATCATTTCCTCATCAGTATATCTCCTGAAACAAAAGAAGCAAATCTAGCAGAATACACCAAAACCACTACTGAATCCAATATTCTAGATTTCAGACACAAAGGCTTACTGCTTGAAGTTTCCTTCTTAGATGGAAGTACTTATGAATATTTTGGAGTGAATAAGAATGTATATCAAAAGCTTTTGAATGCTGATAAACCCTATCGCTTTGCCAAGAGAAATATTTTTAACAGTTTCTTATACCGCAAATCGAAAAAAGCTATGGAGACGGCATAA
- a CDS encoding YihY/virulence factor BrkB family protein, which produces MGIKNLQTFWKLIKETAKKWISKEPFRQGPIIAYYSIFALPGLLVVSITIAGYIFGDEVVSGELHRQISDAIGENTADSVQALLKRSLETEDSTFASIIGFGTILIGATTVFAQLQRSFNEIWEVEGDKQKAGVWPFIRTRLFSFGVILSIGFLLLVFLLLSSLLSAFGTWIEQYFSEALLFIVKILNVLVSLGVITLLFALLLKVLPDAKVQWRTVWIGAFMTALLFVLGEFALGFYFGTADPGAGYGPASSVVLILLWTSYSAMIVFFGAEFTKVYSDYHYGKMEPADHAKAKDK; this is translated from the coding sequence ATGGGTATTAAAAATCTACAGACATTCTGGAAATTAATTAAAGAAACAGCTAAAAAGTGGATATCGAAAGAGCCCTTTAGACAAGGCCCAATTATAGCTTATTATTCTATTTTTGCCCTCCCGGGTTTACTGGTAGTTTCTATAACTATTGCAGGCTACATTTTCGGGGATGAAGTAGTTAGTGGAGAACTGCACCGCCAAATCTCTGATGCCATAGGAGAAAATACAGCAGATTCTGTTCAAGCTTTGCTGAAAAGATCTCTGGAGACGGAAGATTCTACTTTTGCCAGTATTATTGGTTTTGGTACCATCTTGATAGGGGCTACTACTGTTTTTGCACAGTTGCAAAGGTCTTTTAATGAAATCTGGGAAGTGGAAGGCGATAAACAAAAGGCAGGTGTATGGCCGTTCATCAGGACAAGATTATTTTCTTTTGGTGTTATCTTATCAATCGGATTTTTGTTGTTGGTTTTTTTACTCCTTTCCTCTTTATTGTCAGCTTTTGGAACTTGGATAGAACAATATTTCTCCGAGGCCTTACTTTTTATTGTTAAGATTTTAAACGTGCTGGTTTCGCTTGGGGTGATTACTTTACTATTTGCCCTTTTGCTAAAGGTGTTGCCAGACGCAAAAGTGCAATGGCGTACAGTGTGGATTGGGGCATTCATGACCGCATTACTCTTCGTTTTAGGCGAATTTGCTTTGGGATTCTATTTTGGTACAGCTGATCCCGGAGCGGGCTACGGGCCTGCCAGTTCAGTAGTGTTGATTTTGTTATGGACTTCCTATTCTGCAATGATTGTCTTCTTTGGAGCGGAGTTCACTAAAGTGTATTCTGATTATCATTATGGGAAAATGGAGCCTGCGGATCATGCTAAAGCCAAAGACAAATAA
- a CDS encoding prolyl oligopeptidase family serine peptidase, translated as MNKIWAFPLALAFFACNSGEKNQKMEIKDYPETAKVDTVDTYFGTDVPDPYRWLEDDRSEQTAEWVKAQNEVTFGYLNNIPFRDKIEERLTELWNYAKESAPRKHGDYYYTYKNDGLQNQWVVYRKKGLDGAESVFLDPNTFSEDATTSLAGTFFTKDGSLLAYSISEGGSDWRKVIVMNAEDKSIVEDTIRNVKFSGVSWKGNEGFFYSSYDKPEGSELSAKTQEHKLYYHKLNTPQSEDELIFGGSETPRRYIGGYVSDDEKFLFISASVSTSGNELYVKDLSDWSNPIVPIAEGFESEHSVLDNDGDRLLIETNLNAPNKRLVEVDANDPSTENYKDVIPETENVLNVSTAGGYIFANYMVDVKTEIHQFDYEGNKVRQVELPGLGSAGGFGAEKEDEKLYYSFTSFTYPSAIFEYDIEKGTSELYWKPEIDFNPEDYETEQVFYESKDGTKIPMFITYKKGMEKNGKNPTELYAYGGFNVSLRPSFSVARLVWLEEGGIYAQPNLRGGGEYGEEWHKAGTKMQKQNVFDDFIAAAEYLIAEGYTSSDKLAISGGSNGGLLVGATITQRPDLMQVAFPAVGVMDMLRYHTFTAGAGWAYDYGTSEDSKEMFEYLKGYSPVHNVKAGVKYPATMVTTADHDDRVVPAHSFKFAAELQEKHAGESPVLIRIETNAGHGAGKPTDKIIDDIADKYSFAWYNMGVVPMDEEM; from the coding sequence ATGAACAAAATATGGGCTTTTCCACTTGCTTTGGCATTCTTTGCATGCAATAGTGGTGAAAAAAATCAGAAAATGGAGATAAAAGATTATCCTGAAACAGCTAAAGTAGATACTGTGGATACTTATTTTGGTACAGATGTGCCTGATCCTTACCGTTGGCTGGAGGACGATCGCTCTGAGCAAACAGCAGAATGGGTAAAGGCACAAAATGAAGTCACTTTCGGCTATTTGAATAATATTCCATTCCGTGATAAAATTGAAGAGCGCTTAACTGAACTTTGGAATTATGCCAAGGAAAGTGCCCCAAGAAAGCATGGTGATTATTATTACACTTACAAAAATGATGGTTTGCAAAATCAATGGGTAGTTTACCGAAAAAAAGGCTTAGATGGTGCGGAAAGCGTATTCCTTGATCCCAATACCTTTTCTGAGGATGCTACCACTTCATTGGCAGGCACTTTTTTTACCAAAGATGGAAGCCTTTTGGCTTATTCCATTTCTGAAGGCGGTTCTGATTGGAGAAAAGTGATCGTCATGAATGCGGAAGATAAATCCATTGTGGAAGATACTATTCGCAATGTGAAATTTAGTGGTGTTTCATGGAAAGGAAATGAAGGTTTTTTCTACAGCAGTTATGACAAACCAGAAGGAAGTGAGCTTTCAGCTAAAACTCAGGAACATAAACTATATTATCACAAACTCAACACACCTCAATCTGAAGATGAATTGATATTTGGCGGAAGCGAAACCCCAAGACGCTACATTGGCGGATATGTAAGTGATGATGAAAAATTCCTCTTTATTTCTGCCTCTGTGAGTACAAGCGGAAATGAATTATACGTGAAGGATTTATCAGACTGGAGTAATCCAATTGTTCCGATTGCCGAAGGTTTTGAGAGCGAACACTCAGTTTTGGATAATGATGGTGATAGATTACTGATTGAAACCAATTTGAATGCACCCAACAAAAGATTGGTTGAGGTGGATGCCAATGATCCTTCTACCGAAAATTATAAAGATGTCATCCCGGAAACGGAAAATGTATTGAACGTCAGCACTGCAGGTGGTTACATTTTTGCCAATTATATGGTAGATGTAAAGACCGAAATCCATCAATTTGATTATGAAGGCAATAAAGTTCGTCAGGTAGAATTACCGGGCCTTGGTTCTGCCGGTGGTTTTGGCGCTGAAAAGGAAGATGAAAAACTATATTACAGCTTTACATCCTTCACTTATCCTTCAGCCATTTTTGAATATGATATTGAAAAAGGAACTTCTGAATTGTATTGGAAACCAGAAATAGATTTCAATCCAGAAGATTACGAAACCGAGCAAGTATTTTACGAAAGCAAGGACGGCACTAAAATCCCAATGTTCATTACCTACAAAAAAGGAATGGAGAAAAATGGTAAAAATCCAACGGAGCTTTATGCTTATGGGGGATTCAATGTGAGTTTGCGTCCAAGTTTTAGTGTTGCCCGATTGGTATGGTTGGAAGAAGGCGGAATTTACGCACAGCCCAACTTAAGAGGCGGTGGAGAATATGGAGAAGAATGGCACAAAGCCGGTACTAAAATGCAAAAGCAAAATGTGTTTGACGATTTCATTGCAGCTGCTGAGTATCTTATTGCCGAAGGCTATACTAGTTCTGATAAACTGGCCATTTCCGGTGGTTCTAATGGTGGTTTACTAGTAGGGGCTACTATAACCCAGCGTCCTGATTTAATGCAAGTAGCCTTCCCGGCTGTAGGGGTAATGGATATGTTAAGATATCACACTTTTACGGCAGGCGCAGGCTGGGCTTATGACTATGGAACCTCAGAAGATAGCAAAGAAATGTTTGAGTACTTGAAAGGCTACTCTCCGGTTCACAATGTGAAAGCAGGCGTGAAATATCCAGCTACTATGGTTACCACAGCCGATCATGACGATAGGGTAGTGCCGGCTCATTCATTCAAATTTGCTGCGGAATTGCAGGAAAAACATGCCGGTGAAAGTCCTGTTTTAATTAGAATTGAAACCAATGCCGGACATGGAGCTGGAAAACCAACGGATAAAATTATAGATGATATAGCGGATAAGTATTCTTTTGCCTGGTATAATATGGGGGTGGTTCCTATGGATGAGGAAATGTAG